A region from the Variovorax paradoxus genome encodes:
- a CDS encoding amino acid adenylation domain-containing protein has product MKIQLADPAQFAPPRFSLDDLIVSRPNSEAPDERIQSSVALGEQNAQRWKQWLGTTGQLPDTLFAAAWLLLQARWLGERQPVLHEASTNAPATDRTAVAAAFDPAQSARDWLASLDQERRQASAAGSPEPSVLWLRGDIGAGEVQAPLLLWLSTASDSPRLHASAAASLLDAASAQQLLAAIADTAADVLDRADSPLGDIRTLPSADREHQLADWNTAPAPLDRTLTVAGMFARHAAAAPDAIALAQGDAQMSYGELERRSDRLAHRLQHQGVRAGHNVGLVLERSIEAVVAQLGILKAGAAYVPVPTDFPPERIAYMLDEANARQVVTMSAQGHLVPASRALLLLDEDDETELAPWSAPAIDGESVAYVMYTSGSTGTPKGIEICHRAILRLVVGVDYADLAPGRSVLHAAPLGFDAATFEIWGPLLNGGCCVVHGERVPTGAGLARTIARHQVHTAWLTAALFNAVIDDDPAHLSGLRHLVTGGEALSVPHVRRALAALPALALSNGYGPTECTTFAATCRIPAALPADLRSVPLGRPIKDTVLRVLSPSLDLLPTGLVGELCIGGHGLARGYLRQPQLTEERFVPDPFGAPGERLYRTGDLARWLPDGTIEFIGRRDGQVKIHGHRIETGEVEAAILAHPAIQACAVDARPDADGQLRLVAYLVARSHRLSWDALRAHLAARLPAALLPSAQVWLAQLPVTPNGKLDRRALPEPAAERPDLVQPFEEARNAAEQRVCEAFARALHIEKAGRNDNFFDLGGDSMRVLQVLAELQRDSTQPLSTNLFFRHPTPSAMAAQLEPAADAAPAPAAAPRAPQPHAAPDSDLSEAIALIATAGRFPGAADVEQFWDNLVAGRDTISFFDDDTLDAGVSEALRNDPAYVRARGVIEGIENFDAAFFGIGPKDAALMDPQQRVFLEICWECLERAGYVPDAAPGPVGVYAGMYNASYFQRHVATRPDLVEAVGEFQVMLANEKDYITTRVANRLNLTGPAVSIHTACSTSLVAVAHAFHALRTGQCYMALAGGASVTCPPRSGYLYQEGSMLSPDGRTRSFDAQAQGTVFSDGAAVVLLKRLADAQADGDTIYAVLRSACVNNDGGTKASFTAPSVDGQAAVIRAALAAANVDARSISYVEAHGTATPMGDPVEVEALACAYGEHTGALGYCTLGSLKSNVGHMVTAAGAAGLIKAALSLHHEAIPPTAHFSAPNPAIDFARTPFYVTGSLQPWPRAGEPRRAGVSSFGVGGTNAHVIIEEAPARPASASAAGPQVLPLSARSEAALAVATEQLAAHLDATPGLPLADVAYTLGVGRKAHAFRRAVVAGDAAQAVAALRAGDSPWRASGRVDARAPQPVLMFPGQGAQYAGMGKMLHAGDPVFAAAFDTCLKAFGSALDFDLRERMFGDDPQALVPTAVTQPAIFAIEYALARRLLSLGVRPHALIGHSVGEFVAAVLAGVMRLEDAARLVARRGALMQAQPAGAMLSVRLGAAELSARLGPLLSLAADNGPTACVVAGPFDAIETLRASLQEEDIASRQLQTSHAFHSAMMDAAVAPFEALVGEVALHPPTVPIFSTLTGRLLEDAEATSAAYWARHLRSTVQFSPAVRSAMAQAARPLFVEVGPRNTLATLVRQHGAAEVMPLLHGEPADEARTLRLALARLWTCGADVELSRLAVRIGAQRVRLPTYPFERKRFWVDIAAAAASPAMASPVASPVSPPALLPVDPPTPALFVPPPSLEPIVTAAAPPPLPSPASTAPTESMDARLRSLFEDISGIDMMQAEGHAAFGELGLDSLTLTQVATQIKKRFKVNLSFRQLMENYRSFDSLSAFLRESLPPEPVVAAAPASTAAVPLPLPMAAPVQAAAAQPPAAFLPGVTAPAVGGDIGSGPIVQLVAQQMELMRRQLALLSGAGMEMPMVVPAAPAAAAATAAIAAQPSTDEPAPAREPQRYDVAKAFGAIARIHTQRTAEPSGRQKARLAAFVRRYVERTQKSKQFTEANRPHMADPRVVNGFRPLTKEITYQIVVERSKGSKLWDLDGNEYVDALNGFGMNMFGWQPDFVQEAVRRQLDAGYEIGPQHPLAAEVTGLICELTGCDRAALCNTGSEAVMAALRIARTVTGRSTVVVFTGSYHGTFDEVLVRAGKGGKGLSAAPGVMSGMFGDIRVLDYGTAEALAFIRENADDLAAVLAEPVQSRRPDFQPREFLQEVRAITEKSGTCFIFDEVITGFRVGLGGAQELFGVRADLATYGKVIGGGFPVGVIAGKRAFMDALDGGAWQYGDDSIPGVGVTYFAGTFVRHPLALAAAKASLTHLKEAGPSLQTGLTGSTAAMADELSAWCLEVGAPIAIRQFASLWRVSWLEDHPLQDLLFAMMRSRGVHILDNFPCFLTSAHSAEDIATIQRVFKESVAEMQESGFLPRRATVVTGFDYRKRCEEDGSVLARDVDGQPFWYVPDTASPNTHLINGKAAA; this is encoded by the coding sequence ATGAAAATTCAATTAGCCGATCCGGCGCAATTCGCGCCCCCCCGATTTTCACTGGATGATCTGATTGTTTCGCGCCCCAATTCGGAAGCGCCGGACGAACGGATCCAAAGCTCGGTGGCACTCGGGGAGCAGAACGCACAGCGCTGGAAGCAATGGCTCGGCACGACCGGCCAGTTGCCAGACACCCTCTTCGCGGCGGCGTGGCTGCTGCTCCAGGCGCGCTGGCTCGGCGAGCGGCAGCCGGTGTTGCACGAAGCGTCGACGAACGCGCCGGCCACCGATCGAACGGCCGTCGCCGCGGCCTTCGATCCGGCCCAATCGGCCCGCGACTGGCTGGCCTCGCTCGACCAGGAGCGGCGCCAGGCCTCCGCCGCAGGCTCGCCGGAGCCGAGCGTTCTCTGGCTGCGCGGCGACATCGGCGCCGGCGAGGTCCAGGCCCCCCTCCTTCTCTGGCTGAGCACCGCATCGGACTCGCCGCGCCTCCATGCCAGTGCGGCAGCAAGCCTTCTGGACGCGGCATCGGCGCAGCAGCTGCTCGCGGCCATCGCCGACACCGCCGCCGATGTGCTCGACCGGGCCGACAGCCCTCTCGGCGACATCCGCACCCTGCCTTCCGCCGACCGCGAGCACCAGCTCGCCGACTGGAACACGGCGCCCGCTCCCCTTGACCGGACCCTCACCGTGGCCGGCATGTTCGCCCGCCATGCCGCGGCCGCGCCCGACGCCATTGCGCTCGCGCAAGGCGACGCGCAGATGAGCTACGGCGAACTCGAACGCCGCTCCGATCGGCTCGCGCACCGCCTGCAGCACCAGGGCGTGCGGGCGGGCCACAACGTGGGGCTGGTGCTCGAGCGGTCGATCGAGGCCGTGGTGGCGCAGCTCGGCATCCTCAAGGCGGGCGCGGCCTATGTGCCGGTGCCGACGGACTTCCCGCCAGAACGGATCGCCTACATGCTCGACGAGGCGAATGCGCGGCAGGTGGTCACCATGTCGGCGCAGGGCCATCTCGTTCCCGCGTCCCGGGCGCTGCTGCTGCTCGATGAAGACGACGAGACCGAACTCGCGCCCTGGAGCGCTCCCGCCATCGATGGCGAATCGGTGGCGTACGTGATGTACACCTCGGGCTCCACGGGCACGCCCAAGGGCATCGAGATCTGCCACCGCGCGATCCTGCGCCTGGTGGTCGGCGTCGACTATGCGGACCTGGCCCCGGGCCGCAGCGTGCTGCACGCCGCGCCGCTGGGCTTCGACGCCGCCACCTTCGAGATCTGGGGTCCGCTGCTCAACGGCGGCTGCTGCGTGGTGCATGGCGAGCGCGTGCCCACGGGCGCTGGCCTGGCCCGCACCATCGCGCGCCACCAGGTGCACACCGCCTGGCTCACGGCCGCGCTGTTCAACGCGGTGATCGACGACGACCCGGCGCACCTCTCGGGCCTGCGGCATCTCGTCACCGGCGGCGAGGCGCTCTCGGTGCCGCACGTGCGGCGCGCACTGGCCGCGCTCCCGGCGCTTGCGCTCAGCAACGGCTACGGGCCGACCGAATGCACCACCTTCGCGGCCACCTGCCGCATTCCCGCCGCGCTGCCTGCCGACCTGCGCTCGGTGCCGCTCGGCCGGCCGATCAAGGACACCGTGCTGCGCGTGCTGAGCCCCTCGCTGGACCTGCTGCCGACCGGCCTGGTGGGCGAGCTGTGCATCGGCGGGCACGGGCTGGCACGCGGCTACCTGCGTCAACCCCAATTGACCGAAGAACGCTTCGTGCCCGATCCGTTCGGCGCACCGGGCGAGCGCCTCTACCGCACGGGCGACCTCGCGCGCTGGCTGCCCGACGGCACCATCGAATTCATCGGCCGCCGCGACGGCCAGGTCAAGATCCATGGCCACCGCATCGAGACCGGCGAGGTCGAGGCGGCCATCCTCGCGCACCCCGCCATCCAGGCCTGCGCCGTCGATGCGCGGCCCGACGCCGATGGCCAGCTGCGCCTGGTGGCCTACCTGGTCGCGCGCTCGCACAGGCTCTCGTGGGATGCGCTGCGCGCGCACCTCGCCGCGCGCCTGCCCGCGGCGCTGCTGCCCTCCGCACAGGTCTGGCTCGCGCAGCTTCCGGTCACGCCCAACGGCAAGCTCGACCGCCGGGCGCTGCCCGAACCGGCGGCCGAGCGCCCCGATCTCGTGCAGCCCTTCGAGGAAGCGCGCAACGCCGCCGAGCAGCGCGTGTGCGAAGCCTTCGCCCGCGCGCTGCACATCGAGAAGGCCGGACGCAACGACAACTTCTTCGACCTGGGCGGCGACTCGATGCGCGTGCTGCAGGTGCTGGCGGAATTGCAACGCGACAGTACGCAGCCGCTGTCGACCAATCTCTTTTTCCGCCATCCGACGCCGAGCGCCATGGCGGCGCAGTTGGAACCCGCCGCCGATGCGGCACCGGCGCCCGCCGCCGCACCGCGCGCACCGCAGCCGCACGCTGCGCCCGATTCCGACCTGTCGGAGGCCATTGCACTGATCGCCACCGCGGGCCGCTTTCCGGGCGCCGCCGATGTCGAGCAGTTCTGGGACAACCTGGTGGCCGGCCGCGACACCATCAGCTTCTTCGATGACGACACGCTCGATGCCGGCGTGAGCGAAGCCTTGCGCAATGACCCGGCCTACGTGCGCGCCCGCGGCGTGATCGAAGGCATCGAGAACTTCGACGCCGCCTTCTTCGGCATCGGCCCGAAGGACGCCGCGCTGATGGACCCGCAGCAGCGCGTGTTCCTCGAGATCTGCTGGGAATGCCTGGAGCGCGCGGGCTATGTGCCCGACGCCGCGCCCGGCCCGGTGGGCGTGTATGCCGGCATGTACAACGCCAGCTACTTCCAGCGCCACGTCGCCACCCGGCCCGACTTGGTCGAAGCGGTGGGCGAGTTCCAGGTGATGCTGGCCAACGAGAAGGACTACATCACCACGCGCGTGGCCAACCGGCTCAACCTCACGGGGCCGGCGGTGAGCATCCATACCGCCTGCTCGACTTCGCTGGTGGCCGTGGCCCATGCCTTCCATGCGCTGCGCACCGGCCAGTGCTACATGGCGCTGGCCGGCGGCGCCTCCGTCACCTGCCCGCCGCGCAGCGGCTACCTGTACCAGGAAGGCTCGATGCTCTCGCCCGACGGGCGCACGCGCAGCTTCGACGCGCAGGCCCAGGGCACGGTCTTCAGCGACGGCGCCGCGGTGGTGCTGCTCAAGCGCCTGGCCGACGCGCAGGCCGACGGCGACACCATCTATGCGGTGCTGCGCAGCGCCTGCGTCAACAACGACGGCGGCACCAAGGCCAGCTTCACCGCGCCCAGCGTGGACGGGCAGGCCGCCGTGATCCGCGCAGCGCTGGCGGCGGCCAACGTGGACGCGCGCAGCATCTCGTACGTCGAGGCGCACGGCACCGCCACGCCGATGGGCGACCCGGTCGAGGTCGAGGCGCTGGCCTGCGCCTATGGCGAGCACACCGGCGCGCTGGGCTACTGCACGCTCGGTTCGCTCAAGAGCAACGTGGGCCACATGGTGACGGCCGCGGGAGCCGCAGGCCTGATCAAGGCGGCGCTCTCGCTGCACCACGAAGCAATTCCACCGACCGCGCACTTCAGCGCGCCGAACCCGGCGATCGACTTCGCGCGCACACCTTTCTACGTGACCGGCAGCCTGCAGCCGTGGCCGCGCGCCGGCGAGCCGCGGCGCGCCGGCGTCAGCTCGTTCGGTGTGGGAGGAACCAACGCGCACGTCATCATCGAGGAAGCACCCGCACGGCCCGCCTCGGCCAGCGCCGCAGGGCCGCAGGTGCTGCCGCTCTCGGCCCGTTCGGAAGCCGCGCTGGCCGTGGCCACGGAGCAGCTGGCCGCGCACCTGGACGCAACGCCCGGCCTGCCGCTGGCCGATGTCGCCTACACGCTGGGCGTCGGCCGCAAGGCCCATGCCTTCCGCCGCGCGGTGGTGGCCGGCGATGCCGCGCAAGCCGTGGCCGCGCTGCGCGCGGGCGACAGCCCGTGGCGCGCCAGCGGCCGCGTCGATGCGCGCGCGCCGCAGCCGGTGTTGATGTTCCCGGGCCAGGGCGCGCAGTACGCCGGCATGGGAAAGATGCTGCATGCCGGCGACCCGGTGTTCGCGGCAGCTTTCGACACCTGCCTGAAGGCCTTCGGCAGCGCGCTGGATTTCGACCTGCGCGAGCGGATGTTCGGCGACGACCCGCAGGCGCTGGTGCCCACCGCCGTCACGCAGCCCGCCATCTTCGCCATCGAATACGCGCTGGCCCGCCGGCTGCTCTCGCTGGGCGTGCGCCCGCACGCGCTCATCGGCCACAGCGTGGGCGAGTTCGTGGCCGCGGTGCTCGCCGGCGTGATGCGGCTGGAAGACGCCGCCCGCCTGGTGGCACGCCGCGGCGCGCTCATGCAGGCGCAGCCCGCGGGCGCGATGCTGTCGGTGCGCCTGGGCGCGGCCGAACTCTCGGCGCGGCTCGGCCCGCTGCTCTCGCTCGCGGCGGACAACGGCCCCACGGCCTGCGTGGTGGCCGGGCCTTTCGACGCGATCGAAACCCTGCGCGCCTCGCTGCAGGAGGAAGACATCGCAAGCCGCCAGCTGCAGACCTCGCACGCCTTCCATTCCGCCATGATGGATGCCGCCGTCGCGCCTTTCGAAGCGCTGGTCGGCGAAGTGGCGCTGCACCCGCCGACGGTGCCGATCTTCTCCACGCTCACGGGCCGCCTGCTCGAGGACGCCGAGGCCACCAGCGCCGCCTACTGGGCCCGCCACCTGCGCAGCACCGTCCAGTTCTCGCCCGCCGTGCGCAGCGCCATGGCGCAGGCGGCGCGCCCGCTCTTCGTGGAAGTGGGCCCCCGCAACACGCTGGCCACGCTGGTGCGCCAGCACGGCGCGGCCGAAGTGATGCCGCTGCTGCACGGCGAGCCGGCCGACGAGGCCCGCACGCTGCGCCTCGCGCTGGCCCGCCTCTGGACATGCGGCGCCGACGTCGAGCTGTCCCGGCTCGCCGTTCGCATCGGCGCACAGCGCGTGCGCCTGCCCACCTACCCCTTCGAACGCAAGCGTTTCTGGGTCGACATCGCAGCGGCCGCGGCGAGCCCGGCCATGGCGTCGCCGGTTGCGTCGCCGGTTTCGCCGCCGGCCCTGCTGCCCGTTGATCCACCCACGCCCGCGCTCTTCGTTCCACCCCCCTCCTTGGAGCCGATCGTGACAGCTGCAGCGCCCCCGCCACTTCCTTCACCTGCTTCCACTGCGCCCACCGAGTCCATGGATGCGCGCTTGCGATCCTTGTTCGAGGACATCTCCGGCATCGACATGATGCAGGCCGAAGGCCACGCCGCCTTCGGCGAGCTGGGCCTGGATTCGCTCACGCTGACCCAGGTTGCCACGCAGATCAAGAAACGCTTCAAGGTGAACCTGAGCTTTCGCCAGCTCATGGAGAACTACCGCAGCTTCGACAGCCTGTCCGCATTCCTGCGCGAAAGCCTGCCGCCCGAGCCCGTGGTTGCGGCCGCGCCGGCATCCACCGCTGCGGTGCCGCTGCCACTGCCGATGGCCGCGCCGGTGCAGGCGGCCGCCGCGCAGCCGCCGGCCGCGTTCCTGCCCGGCGTGACCGCACCGGCCGTGGGCGGCGACATCGGCAGCGGGCCGATCGTGCAGCTGGTTGCGCAGCAGATGGAATTGATGCGGCGCCAGCTCGCGCTGCTCTCGGGCGCGGGCATGGAGATGCCGATGGTCGTGCCCGCCGCGCCGGCCGCTGCCGCTGCCACCGCCGCCATCGCGGCGCAACCCTCCACCGACGAACCCGCCCCGGCCAGGGAGCCGCAGCGCTACGACGTCGCCAAGGCCTTCGGCGCCATCGCGCGCATTCACACCCAGCGCACCGCCGAGCCGAGCGGCCGGCAGAAGGCCCGGCTCGCGGCCTTCGTGCGGCGCTACGTGGAGCGCACGCAAAAGAGCAAGCAGTTCACCGAAGCCAACCGCCCGCACATGGCCGACCCGCGCGTGGTCAACGGCTTCCGCCCGCTGACCAAGGAGATCACCTACCAGATCGTCGTCGAGCGCTCGAAGGGCTCCAAGCTCTGGGACCTGGACGGCAACGAATACGTCGACGCGCTCAACGGCTTTGGCATGAACATGTTCGGCTGGCAGCCCGACTTCGTGCAGGAAGCGGTGCGCCGGCAGCTCGACGCGGGCTACGAGATCGGCCCGCAGCATCCGCTGGCCGCCGAGGTTACCGGCCTCATCTGCGAACTCACGGGCTGCGACCGCGCCGCGCTGTGCAACACCGGCTCCGAAGCGGTGATGGCCGCGCTGCGCATCGCCCGCACGGTGACCGGGCGCAGCACCGTGGTCGTGTTCACCGGCTCCTACCACGGCACCTTCGACGAGGTGCTGGTGCGCGCCGGCAAGGGCGGCAAGGGCCTGTCGGCCGCGCCGGGCGTGATGAGCGGCATGTTCGGCGACATCCGCGTGCTGGACTACGGCACGGCGGAGGCGCTGGCCTTCATCCGCGAGAACGCCGACGACCTGGCCGCCGTGCTGGCCGAGCCGGTGCAGAGCCGCCGGCCCGACTTCCAGCCGCGCGAGTTCCTGCAGGAAGTGCGCGCCATCACGGAGAAGAGCGGCACCTGCTTCATCTTCGACGAGGTCATCACGGGCTTTCGCGTCGGCCTCGGCGGCGCGCAGGAACTGTTCGGCGTGCGCGCCGACCTTGCCACCTACGGCAAGGTGATCGGCGGCGGCTTTCCGGTGGGCGTGATCGCCGGCAAGCGGGCCTTCATGGACGCGCTCGACGGCGGCGCCTGGCAATACGGCGACGACTCGATCCCGGGCGTCGGCGTGACCTACTTCGCCGGCACCTTCGTGCGGCACCCGCTCGCGCTGGCCGCGGCCAAGGCCTCGCTCACGCACCTGAAGGAAGCCGGCCCGTCGCTGCAGACCGGCCTCACGGGAAGCACCGCCGCCATGGCCGACGAGCTCAGCGCCTGGTGCCTCGAGGTGGGCGCGCCCATCGCGATCCGCCAGTTCGCCTCGCTCTGGCGCGTGAGCTGGCTCGAAGACCATCCGCTGCAGGACCTGCTGTTCGCCATGATGCGCAGCCGCGGCGTGCACATCCTGGACAACTTCCCCTGCTTCCTGACCAGCGCGCACAGCGCCGAGGACATCGCCACCATCCAGCGCGTCTTCAAGGAGTCGGTGGCCGAGATGCAGGAATCGGGCTTCCTGCCGCGCCGCGCGACGGTGGTCACGGGTTTCGACTACCGCAAGCGCTGCGAGGAAGACGGCTCCGTCCTCGCCCGCGACGTCGACGGCCAGCCCTTCTGGTACGTGCCCGACACCGCGAGCCCCAACACCCATCTCATCAACGGAAAGGCCGCAGCATGA
- a CDS encoding TIGR04325 family methyltransferase, with protein sequence MLPNLLPLRHRVEAYRRKFLVNETENLFMGSFESFAAAEAGAPESKAVGYSNAKGAGELYSHQIYFYDYPGLFWLARSFDEGMRRVFDLGGHVGIKYYAFRRVLPYPDGLRWTVCDVPGVVQTGKELAVQREATAQLDFTTDYADASGCDLLYASGSLQYLPQRIAQTLATLAEKPKRIVLNTTAVHPERTIYTINSIGIAFCPYRIQHVEELWAELRDAGYKRRDAWRNEGKPIEVPFVDGGDKPYYAGCCFDLAG encoded by the coding sequence ATGCTTCCCAACCTGCTGCCCTTGCGTCACCGCGTCGAAGCCTATCGGCGCAAATTCCTGGTCAACGAGACCGAGAACCTCTTCATGGGCTCCTTCGAGAGCTTTGCCGCCGCGGAGGCCGGCGCACCGGAGTCGAAGGCCGTGGGCTACAGCAACGCCAAGGGGGCCGGCGAGCTCTACAGCCACCAGATCTACTTCTACGACTATCCCGGCCTTTTCTGGCTCGCGAGATCGTTCGACGAGGGCATGCGGCGCGTGTTCGACCTGGGCGGCCACGTGGGAATCAAGTACTACGCGTTCCGCCGTGTCCTGCCTTACCCCGACGGCCTGCGCTGGACGGTCTGCGACGTGCCCGGGGTGGTGCAAACGGGGAAGGAACTGGCCGTGCAGCGCGAGGCCACCGCGCAGCTGGACTTCACCACCGACTACGCCGACGCCAGCGGCTGCGACCTGCTGTATGCCTCGGGCAGTCTGCAGTACCTGCCGCAGCGCATCGCGCAGACCCTGGCAACGCTCGCCGAGAAGCCGAAGCGCATCGTGCTGAACACGACGGCCGTCCACCCCGAACGCACGATCTACACCATCAACAGCATCGGCATCGCGTTCTGTCCCTACCGCATCCAGCATGTCGAGGAATTGTGGGCCGAGCTCAGGGACGCCGGCTACAAGCGCCGCGATGCCTGGCGCAACGAAGGCAAGCCCATCGAGGTGCCGTTCGTCGATGGCGGCGACAAGCCGTACTACGCGGGCTGCTGCTTCGATCTGGCAGGATAG
- a CDS encoding ferritin-like domain-containing protein, giving the protein MAGHEAAHWKIEDLDFSRIARAEVRQDDNLFYLVACASFVESGSDLYTQNLVDFFRGDDEVTGWLTRQWEAEELQHGRALRAYVSHVWPEFDWEGAYRGFLEEYATYCKVELLAPTRGLEMAARCVIETGTASYYRALARSTAEPVLRDLASRIAADEVSHYKHFYRFFRRYRQQEGLGRFRVLGTIGRRTLELKSEDADCAIRHVVRARAPERAADTAYVQQLSTRMNSTVRTHLSPGATLKMLMRPLELPAGVQAVVQYPIRQFMEHVFLR; this is encoded by the coding sequence ATGGCAGGCCATGAGGCGGCGCACTGGAAGATCGAGGATCTGGATTTCTCCCGCATCGCGCGCGCGGAGGTCCGCCAGGACGACAACCTTTTCTACCTCGTTGCCTGCGCCTCGTTCGTCGAAAGCGGCTCGGACCTGTACACCCAGAACCTGGTCGACTTCTTCCGCGGCGACGACGAAGTCACCGGCTGGCTCACCCGCCAATGGGAAGCCGAGGAACTGCAGCATGGCAGGGCCCTGCGCGCCTATGTGTCCCACGTCTGGCCCGAGTTCGACTGGGAAGGCGCCTACCGCGGCTTTCTGGAGGAATACGCCACCTATTGCAAGGTAGAACTCCTCGCCCCGACGCGGGGGTTGGAGATGGCCGCGCGCTGCGTGATCGAGACCGGCACCGCCAGCTACTACCGAGCCCTGGCGCGCAGCACGGCCGAGCCGGTGCTGCGCGACCTGGCGAGCCGCATTGCGGCCGACGAGGTCAGCCACTACAAGCACTTCTACCGTTTTTTTCGGCGTTACCGGCAGCAGGAAGGGCTGGGCCGTTTCCGCGTGCTGGGCACCATCGGCCGGCGCACTCTGGAACTCAAGAGCGAGGACGCCGACTGCGCCATCCGCCACGTGGTGCGCGCCCGCGCCCCCGAGCGCGCCGCCGACACCGCCTATGTCCAGCAGTTGAGCACGCGCATGAACAGCACCGTGCGCACCCACCTGAGCCCGGGCGCCACGCTCAAGATGCTGATGCGGCCGCTGGAACTGCCGGCCGGCGTGCAGGCCGTGGTGCAGTACCCCATCAGGCAGTTCATGGAACACGTGTTCCTGCGCTGA